One genomic segment of Chelonia mydas isolate rCheMyd1 chromosome 1, rCheMyd1.pri.v2, whole genome shotgun sequence includes these proteins:
- the LOC119567167 gene encoding cystatin-A, producing MMPGGLTEAKPATPEIQEIADQVKPQLEEKENKTYPVFVAIKYKTQVVAGTNYFIKVSISNSTDECVHLRVFQRLPHQNNGLSLTSYETGKTKNDLLSYF from the exons ATGATGCCTGGAGGCTTAACCGAGGCCAAACCTGCGACTCCAGAAATCCAAGAGATTGCTGACCAG GTGAAGCCACagctggaagagaaagagaacaaGACGTATCCAGTCTTTGTAGCCATAAAATATAAAACTCAGGTGGTTGCTGGAACAAACTACTTCATTAAG GTTTCCATCAGCAACAGCACCGATGAGTGTGTACACTTGAGGGTGTTCCAAAGGCTTCCTCATCAGAACAACGGGCTCAGTCTTACCAGCTATGAGACTGGCAAAACCAAAAATGATCTACTGAGCTATTTTTAA